GCCGGGCCGCAGCTGGCCACTGTCCTGACCCGAGGGAACATTGTTGTTTGAATAATCGGAGGTGATCACATTGGGATCCACCTTGGCCTCACGCCGGGCCTGCTGCTCCATGATCTTGTCCAGCGGCAGATACATCAGGCTGTTGTTGCCTTCGGGCGTGTCCACCACCACCTTGTTGACCTTGCTGTAAATCTCTTCCATGGTCTCCAGATAAATACGCTGGCGGGTCAGCTCGGGCTGATTCCGGTACTGGGGCAGCAGCTCGCGGAAGCGGGCCACCTCACCCTCGGCGCGCAGGGCCACCTGCTGCTTGTAGGCCTCGGCCTCCTGCAGCAGACGCTGAGCCTGACCACGGGCCTTGGGCTCAATCTCCCGGGCATAGGCCTCGGCCTCGCGAATAAAGCGCTGCTCGTCTTCCTGGGCGGCAATGGCATCGTCAAAGGCATCCTTTACTTCTTCCGGCGGGCGGGCCGGCAGGAAGTTCAGATCCAGGATCATCAGGCCCAGCTGATAGGGCTCGATGATTTGCTCCAGCAGCTCTCGGGTTTCCTGACGGACCCGCTCACGGCCCACCGTCAGCACATCGTCCATGGTGCTGTGACCCACCACGTAACGCAGGGCGCTGTCGAGGGCCTGGTGCAGGCTGTCGTCGGCATTGGTGACGTTGAACAGGTAGTCACGGGGTTCGATCACCCGGTACTGCACGTCCATTTCCACCCGTACCAGGTTCTCGTCCCGGGTCAGCATAAAGCCGGATGCCGGCAGTGAACGCACGGTTTCCACATCCACCGGATAGACCCGGTCGATAAAGGTGGCTTTCCAGCTCAGGCCGGGCTCCACCGTCTGGTAGAACTTGCCAAAACGCAGCACCACACCACGCTGGGCTTCACCTATGGTGTAGAAACCG
The Oceanimonas pelagia genome window above contains:
- the hflK gene encoding FtsH protease activity modulator HflK — encoded protein: MAWNEPGNGGKDRDPWGNDGKHQGPPDLDKVIRNLSGKLGGLLGGRGAGSGGGGIGSFGVTVALVIALAVWVVSGFYTIGEAQRGVVLRFGKFYQTVEPGLSWKATFIDRVYPVDVETVRSLPASGFMLTRDENLVRVEMDVQYRVIEPRDYLFNVTNADDSLHQALDSALRYVVGHSTMDDVLTVGRERVRQETRELLEQIIEPYQLGLMILDLNFLPARPPEEVKDAFDDAIAAQEDEQRFIREAEAYAREIEPKARGQAQRLLQEAEAYKQQVALRAEGEVARFRELLPQYRNQPELTRQRIYLETMEEIYSKVNKVVVDTPEGNNSLMYLPLDKIMEQQARREAKVDPNVITSDYSNNNVPSGQDSGQLRPGSDRTSIRPTSGRN